Proteins encoded together in one Corynebacterium liangguodongii window:
- a CDS encoding pyridoxamine 5'-phosphate oxidase family protein has product MDTTYEQLAYDEFVRRRQGSELMDIPEREGPFEFDPRHLSLIRKADFFFLGTVTGAGWPYVQHRGGPKGFVRQLGPTTLGWLEYSGNHQYVSTGNIDRDGRVAMFFVDFPTRTRLKVFGVARVVELQEDPELIERLRETDGGRINLVATHAFVVDVTATDQNCTKRIKPRWDKEQIDERIELYRADIRELKERISQLEEELASR; this is encoded by the coding sequence ATGGACACCACTTACGAGCAGCTCGCCTACGATGAGTTCGTGCGTCGCCGCCAAGGTTCCGAGCTTATGGACATACCGGAGCGTGAAGGACCCTTCGAGTTTGACCCGCGGCACCTCAGTCTCATCCGAAAGGCGGACTTTTTCTTTCTTGGAACGGTGACGGGAGCGGGCTGGCCGTACGTGCAGCATCGCGGTGGACCCAAGGGCTTCGTTAGACAGCTCGGTCCCACTACGTTGGGCTGGCTGGAGTACTCGGGTAATCACCAGTATGTTTCCACCGGCAACATCGATCGTGATGGGCGGGTGGCGATGTTTTTCGTCGATTTCCCCACGCGCACGCGGCTGAAGGTCTTCGGTGTTGCGCGCGTGGTGGAACTGCAGGAAGACCCGGAGCTCATCGAGCGGCTGCGCGAAACGGACGGCGGCCGGATCAATTTGGTTGCTACGCATGCCTTCGTGGTCGACGTCACCGCCACCGACCAGAACTGCACGAAACGTATCAAGCCGCGATGGGATAAGGAGCAAATCGACGAGCGCATTGAGCTTTACCGGGCTGATATTCGCGAGCTGAAGGAGCGTATCTCGCAGCTGGAAGAGGAGTTAGCCAGTCGTTAG